Proteins encoded together in one Chitinophaga varians window:
- a CDS encoding DUF3298 and DUF4163 domain-containing protein — protein MKRALLLLLLAGGLLPACHNGNQEKAQHDTASAVVPLLSTPYYYTQLKGAVDGRQITMELLKTAPNLFRGYYYYDSTGLPISIWGSQDADQVKIYEDNGSREEERFFGGSLGDDGTFKGVWHGDSTSYHFELHTDLRKAQRLQVYYDADSVKLLPSFPNSPLGIASNSILWPDSATDSTLAAFLRKAIAGDIKLNDPRQFVKRAIDSFVTSYRIAAKDADSSDIADGESASWNWTTESDMKVVYNSWPLLVIEKYAYDFTGGAHGNSGAFYQTLDLAKRKVVTPDEYFKPGYKEVLSPLLDKAFRKKFHIDEDESLDQNLLVKTIVPNNNFIVTGKGVAFSYVPYEIGPYALGQVTLFIPFTELKSILK, from the coding sequence ATGAAAAGAGCGCTCCTATTACTATTACTGGCTGGCGGCCTGTTGCCTGCCTGCCACAACGGTAACCAAGAAAAGGCCCAACACGATACAGCCAGCGCGGTAGTTCCCCTGTTGAGCACACCTTATTATTACACGCAGTTAAAGGGCGCAGTGGATGGCCGCCAGATCACCATGGAGTTATTGAAAACCGCTCCCAACCTGTTTCGTGGCTATTACTATTACGACAGTACCGGTCTGCCTATCAGTATCTGGGGCAGCCAGGACGCTGACCAGGTAAAGATTTATGAAGATAACGGGAGCCGGGAAGAAGAACGTTTTTTTGGTGGCTCTCTGGGCGACGATGGTACGTTTAAAGGCGTATGGCATGGAGACAGCACCTCCTATCATTTTGAGCTGCATACCGACCTCCGGAAGGCCCAGCGGCTGCAGGTATACTATGACGCCGATTCCGTGAAGTTACTGCCTTCATTCCCCAATTCACCGCTGGGCATCGCGTCTAACAGCATCCTATGGCCAGACTCAGCCACGGATTCCACATTAGCCGCATTTCTCCGGAAAGCGATCGCTGGTGATATTAAGCTCAACGATCCACGGCAGTTTGTAAAACGGGCCATTGATTCCTTTGTGACCAGTTATCGTATAGCCGCCAAAGATGCCGACAGCAGCGATATCGCCGATGGCGAGTCTGCCTCCTGGAACTGGACCACCGAAAGCGATATGAAGGTGGTATACAATTCCTGGCCTTTGCTGGTGATAGAGAAATATGCCTACGATTTTACCGGCGGCGCCCATGGCAATTCCGGCGCTTTTTACCAGACGCTTGATCTGGCCAAAAGGAAAGTGGTAACGCCGGACGAGTATTTTAAGCCTGGTTATAAAGAAGTGTTGTCTCCGTTACTGGACAAGGCTTTCCGTAAGAAATTCCATATCGATGAGGACGAATCGCTTGATCAGAACCTGCTGGTGAAGACGATTGTGCCCAACAACAATTTTATTGTAACGGGCAAGGGCGTGGCATTCAGTTATGTGCCTTACGAGATAGGGCCTTATGCATTGGGGCAGGTGACGCTGTTTATTCCGTTTACGGAGCTGAAAAGCATCTTAAAATAA
- the pdxH gene encoding pyridoxamine 5'-phosphate oxidase, with amino-acid sequence MLNQKVADLRKDYKLASLDEQDVAPSPLQQFGKWWNDATSSEVDEPNAMTLATSTPDGRPSARIVLLKNFDEEGFMFFTNYESRKGHELAQNPYVTLLFFWRELERQVRIEGIVSRAGEQVSNEYYNSRPLGSRIGAIASPQSQVIPDRRFLEEKVDETAAKYEKETPQRPEYWGGYVVKPVAVEFWQGRSSRLHDRILYTQTTGGSWKIERLAP; translated from the coding sequence ATGTTAAACCAGAAAGTAGCAGACCTTCGGAAAGATTATAAACTGGCTTCCCTCGATGAACAGGATGTGGCCCCGTCTCCTTTGCAACAGTTCGGCAAATGGTGGAATGACGCCACTTCCAGCGAGGTTGACGAGCCTAATGCCATGACACTGGCCACCAGCACACCGGATGGGCGCCCTTCCGCCAGGATTGTGCTGCTGAAAAATTTCGATGAAGAGGGATTTATGTTCTTTACCAACTACGAAAGCCGTAAGGGGCACGAGCTGGCGCAGAATCCGTATGTAACGCTGCTGTTCTTCTGGCGCGAACTGGAACGCCAGGTAAGAATAGAAGGGATCGTATCCAGGGCGGGAGAGCAGGTAAGTAATGAATATTACAATAGCCGTCCGCTGGGCAGCCGGATTGGCGCTATTGCATCGCCACAGAGCCAGGTTATTCCTGACCGCCGTTTCCTGGAAGAAAAAGTAGATGAAACCGCCGCAAAATATGAAAAGGAAACGCCTCAACGGCCTGAATACTGGGGCGGTTATGTCGTAAAACCGGTAGCCGTAGAGTTTTGGCAGGGGAGAAGCAGCCGCCTGCACGATCGTATTCTGTATACACAGACCACTGGTGGCAGCTGGAAGATAGAAAGGCTGGCACCCTGA
- a CDS encoding 30S ribosomal protein THX, translating to MGRGDVKTKRGKIFSKSFGKSRPARTRKAAAAAAPKAEKKA from the coding sequence ATGGGTAGAGGAGATGTAAAAACCAAAAGAGGTAAAATCTTCAGCAAATCTTTCGGTAAATCCAGACCAGCAAGAACCAGGAAAGCCGCTGCTGCAGCTGCTCCTAAAGCTGAGAAAAAAGCATAA
- a CDS encoding HU family DNA-binding protein encodes MNKAELIDKLAKDAGITKTQANEALDSFTKAVADTLKKGGKVTLVGFGTFSVSKRAARNGRNPQTGQIIKIKAKKVAKFKAGKALSDKL; translated from the coding sequence ATGAACAAAGCCGAATTAATCGACAAACTTGCTAAAGACGCAGGAATCACTAAAACCCAAGCTAACGAAGCGCTGGACTCTTTCACTAAAGCTGTTGCTGATACCCTGAAAAAAGGTGGTAAAGTAACACTGGTAGGTTTCGGTACTTTCTCTGTTTCTAAACGTGCTGCACGTAACGGTAGAAACCCACAGACTGGCCAGATCATCAAGATCAAAGCTAAGAAAGTTGCTAAGTTCAAAGCTGGTAAAGCTTTATCCGACAAGCTCTAA
- a CDS encoding DUF4286 family protein has translation MIIYNVTAKVATDTHSAWLQWMREEHIPAILSTGLFSDYRMCRLLEQDDAEGPTYVIQFFTSSLEHYQTFQAVQANALRQRGYDLFGDRFVAFHTVMEVI, from the coding sequence ATGATCATATACAACGTAACGGCCAAAGTGGCCACAGATACGCATTCTGCCTGGTTACAGTGGATGCGCGAAGAGCATATTCCAGCGATATTAAGCACCGGCCTTTTTAGTGATTACCGTATGTGCCGGCTGCTGGAGCAGGATGACGCGGAGGGGCCTACGTACGTGATACAGTTCTTTACCTCCAGCCTCGAGCACTATCAGACCTTCCAGGCCGTACAGGCAAACGCGCTACGGCAAAGGGGCTACGACCTGTTTGGCGACCGTTTTGTGGCCTTTCATACCGTTATGGAAGTCATTTAA
- a CDS encoding exodeoxyribonuclease III: MRIISYNVNGLRSAMNKGFTEWLQTDPADVICLQEIKAHQDNVDFKQFEALGYEHYWYPAQKKGYSGVAVLTRITPDKVYYGSGHTQSDEEGRFIRLDFGDLTLINTYFPSGTSGDVRQTYKYQWLEELFAHLDELKQTRPNVVLCGDYNICHKPIDIHDPVSNKNSTGFLPEERAWMDRFFESGFVDSFRHFNANPHQYSWWSFRANARNNNKGWRIDYINVTAPLKEKLKHATIYQEVKHSDHCPVFLELSL; encoded by the coding sequence ATGAGAATCATATCGTATAATGTGAACGGCCTCCGTTCCGCTATGAACAAGGGTTTCACCGAATGGCTCCAAACTGATCCTGCAGACGTGATCTGTCTGCAGGAGATCAAAGCCCATCAGGATAATGTGGACTTCAAACAATTTGAAGCGCTGGGCTACGAACATTACTGGTACCCGGCACAAAAGAAAGGGTACAGCGGTGTTGCGGTACTGACGCGTATTACACCCGACAAGGTGTATTACGGCAGCGGACATACTCAGAGTGATGAAGAAGGACGCTTTATCCGGCTGGATTTCGGCGATCTGACACTGATCAATACCTACTTCCCCTCCGGCACCAGCGGGGATGTTCGTCAGACTTACAAATACCAGTGGCTGGAAGAATTGTTCGCACATCTGGACGAACTGAAACAAACCCGGCCAAACGTAGTGCTGTGCGGCGATTACAACATCTGCCACAAGCCTATCGATATCCATGATCCTGTCAGCAATAAAAATTCCACCGGTTTTCTGCCGGAAGAAAGGGCATGGATGGACCGTTTCTTTGAAAGCGGTTTTGTGGACAGTTTCCGGCATTTTAATGCCAACCCGCACCAGTACAGCTGGTGGAGCTTCCGCGCCAATGCCAGGAACAATAACAAAGGCTGGCGTATTGACTATATCAATGTGACCGCCCCGTTAAAGGAGAAGCTAAAGCACGCCACCATCTATCAGGAAGTGAAACATTCAGACCACTGTCCGGTGTTCCTGGAACTGTCTTTATAG
- the metH gene encoding methionine synthase: MSASTHSNTVNETIVIEPENTQQRVIRPYMRLSGLEPLVVRPETNFINVGERTNVTGSKKFARLIREGLYEEALSVARQQVENGAQILDVNMDDALLDGEQAMATFLKLLAAEPDISRIPIMIDSSKFSVIEAGLKCVQGKCVVNSISLKEGEAKFIEQAYICKSYGAAVVVMAFDEHGQADTEEKRVSFSHRAYKILTEVVGYDPQDIIFDPNIFAIATGIEEHNNYAVEFINATRRIKELMPLAKVSGGVSNVSFSFRGNETVREAMHSVFLFHAIKAGMDMGIVNAGMLQIYDDIEPQLRELCEDAILNRREDATERLIQFAETVKAKGKVIEKDETWRQGSVEERLSHALVNGITEYIDADTEEARVKYPRPLDVIEGPLMDGMNIVGDLFGSGKMFLPQVVKSARVMKKSVAILTPYIEEEKLRNQAINGGEIKSAGKILLATVKGDVHDIGKNIVGVVLACNGYEIIDLGVMVPAEKILQTARQEKVDIIGLSGLITPSLDEMVHVARELRRQEFDIPLIIGGATTSRTHTAVKIAQEYAHGVVHVLDASRSVTVTGSLLNKALKKDFLASVKTEYEKLNESFKNKKPVKQYLPFATAQENKAPIKWDAFTPVKPKFTGVKVFEDYDLAEIAKYIDWQPFFIAWELHGKFPQILTDEVVGTEASRLYKDAQELLAKVVSEKWLGAKAVIGLFPANAIAPDTVQVTPEQADIAPVKLEFLRQQIKKAPGQPNQSLADYIAPASTGKTDYIGGFAVTAGIGIEKWLDKFKAEHDDYNSIMLKALADRLAEAFTELLHERVRKEFWGYASDEHLSNEALIQEEYMGIRPAPGYPACPEHTEKYKLFDLLNATENTGITLTESLAMYPAASVSGWYFANPEARYFGLGKIEKDQVTDYAARKGWTVEEAEKWLRPNLEYDI, from the coding sequence ATGAGCGCAAGCACACATTCCAATACGGTCAACGAAACGATAGTCATAGAACCGGAAAACACCCAACAACGGGTCATCCGACCATATATGCGGCTTAGCGGCCTTGAACCACTCGTGGTAAGGCCCGAAACCAATTTCATCAACGTCGGTGAACGTACCAACGTAACCGGCTCCAAAAAATTTGCCCGCCTGATACGGGAAGGCCTCTATGAAGAAGCCTTGTCCGTTGCCCGTCAACAGGTGGAAAACGGCGCCCAGATCCTGGACGTAAACATGGACGACGCCCTGCTCGACGGGGAACAGGCCATGGCCACCTTCCTGAAACTACTGGCCGCCGAACCGGATATTTCCCGTATCCCCATTATGATCGACTCCAGTAAATTCAGCGTTATTGAAGCCGGCCTGAAATGCGTACAGGGCAAATGTGTGGTAAACTCCATCAGCCTGAAAGAAGGAGAAGCCAAATTCATTGAGCAGGCCTACATCTGCAAAAGCTACGGCGCCGCAGTGGTGGTCATGGCGTTCGATGAACACGGCCAGGCCGACACCGAAGAAAAACGGGTCAGCTTCAGCCATCGTGCCTATAAAATACTGACCGAAGTAGTGGGCTACGATCCACAGGACATCATCTTCGACCCTAATATCTTCGCTATCGCTACCGGCATAGAAGAACATAACAACTATGCGGTGGAATTTATCAACGCCACCCGCCGGATCAAAGAACTGATGCCACTGGCCAAAGTAAGCGGCGGCGTCAGCAACGTGTCCTTCTCTTTCCGCGGTAACGAAACCGTGCGTGAGGCCATGCACTCCGTGTTCCTCTTTCACGCCATCAAAGCCGGTATGGACATGGGCATTGTGAACGCCGGCATGCTCCAGATATACGACGACATTGAACCACAGCTCCGCGAGCTCTGTGAGGACGCCATACTAAACCGCCGCGAAGATGCCACAGAACGCCTGATACAATTTGCCGAAACGGTGAAAGCCAAAGGCAAAGTGATTGAAAAAGATGAGACATGGCGCCAGGGATCTGTGGAAGAAAGGCTTAGCCACGCCCTGGTAAACGGTATCACCGAATATATAGATGCCGATACGGAAGAAGCCCGCGTCAAATACCCCCGCCCGCTCGACGTCATCGAAGGCCCGCTGATGGATGGCATGAACATCGTAGGCGACCTGTTTGGCAGTGGTAAAATGTTCCTCCCGCAGGTAGTAAAAAGTGCCCGCGTGATGAAAAAATCGGTAGCCATCCTTACTCCTTATATAGAAGAAGAAAAACTGCGCAACCAGGCCATCAACGGCGGAGAAATCAAGTCTGCCGGAAAGATCCTCCTGGCCACCGTTAAAGGCGACGTACACGATATCGGTAAGAACATCGTAGGCGTAGTACTGGCCTGTAACGGCTACGAGATCATCGATCTCGGCGTAATGGTGCCCGCAGAAAAAATATTGCAGACCGCCCGCCAGGAAAAAGTGGACATCATCGGCCTCAGCGGCCTGATCACGCCCAGCCTGGACGAGATGGTGCATGTGGCCCGCGAACTGCGCCGCCAGGAATTCGATATTCCGCTGATCATCGGAGGCGCCACCACCTCCCGTACCCATACGGCAGTGAAAATCGCACAGGAATACGCCCATGGAGTGGTCCACGTACTGGACGCCTCCCGCAGCGTGACCGTTACCGGCAGCCTGCTCAATAAAGCCCTGAAAAAGGACTTCCTGGCCTCTGTGAAAACCGAATACGAAAAGCTGAACGAGTCCTTCAAAAATAAAAAACCGGTCAAACAGTATCTTCCTTTTGCCACGGCGCAGGAAAACAAAGCCCCGATCAAATGGGACGCCTTCACCCCCGTGAAGCCGAAGTTCACCGGTGTAAAGGTTTTTGAAGACTACGACCTGGCAGAAATAGCCAAATATATCGACTGGCAGCCTTTCTTCATTGCCTGGGAACTGCACGGAAAATTCCCGCAGATCCTGACAGACGAAGTAGTAGGCACCGAAGCCAGCCGACTTTACAAAGATGCGCAGGAGCTGCTCGCAAAAGTGGTCAGCGAAAAATGGCTGGGCGCCAAGGCGGTGATAGGCCTTTTCCCGGCCAATGCCATCGCCCCGGACACCGTACAGGTTACGCCCGAGCAGGCAGACATAGCACCCGTCAAACTCGAATTCCTTCGCCAGCAGATCAAAAAAGCACCGGGACAGCCCAACCAGTCCCTTGCTGACTATATCGCCCCTGCCTCCACCGGCAAAACCGATTATATCGGCGGATTCGCCGTCACAGCGGGTATTGGCATCGAGAAATGGCTGGATAAATTCAAAGCGGAGCACGACGACTACAACAGCATTATGCTGAAAGCACTGGCCGACAGGCTGGCGGAAGCGTTTACAGAGCTGCTGCACGAGCGCGTGCGTAAAGAGTTCTGGGGGTATGCCAGTGATGAGCACCTCAGCAATGAGGCCCTGATCCAGGAAGAATACATGGGCATACGTCCGGCGCCGGGTTATCCCGCCTGTCCTGAACATACAGAGAAATACAAGCTGTTTGACCTGTTGAATGCCACCGAAAACACCGGTATCACCTTAACCGAATCATTGGCCATGTATCCTGCCGCCAGCGTAAGCGGATGGTATTTTGCCAATCCGGAAGCCCGCTATTTCGGTCTCGGTAAAATTGAAAAAGACCAGGTAACGGACTATGCAGCCCGTAAAGGCTGGACGGTGGAAGAAGCCGAAAAATGGCTCCGTCCCAATCTGGAATACGACATTTAA
- a CDS encoding homocysteine S-methyltransferase family protein, whose product MKSLQDCANERVLIIDGAMGTMIQRYKLQEADYRGTRFADYHMDLKGNNDLLNLTQPQIIEAIHKEYLEAGADIIETNTFSSTSIAMADYDMQALAYELNVAAAQLAKRAAAEYTAKNPDKPRFVAGAIGPLNKTLSLSPDVNNPGYRSVSFDEVAEAYEEQIKGLSDGGVDILLIETIFDTLNCKAAIYAIKKYFRESGKPELPVMISGTITDASGRTLSGQTLEAFYISVMHANPFSVGLNCALGGQQMRPYVEELSNIASCYVSCYPNAGLPNAFGEYDEEPEDTACIIEDFASSGFVNIVGGCCGTTPDHIRHIAQHVKNIAPRRKPELVDTLA is encoded by the coding sequence ATGAAATCTTTACAAGACTGCGCTAATGAGCGTGTGCTCATCATCGACGGTGCCATGGGCACCATGATCCAGCGATACAAACTCCAGGAAGCTGATTACAGAGGTACCCGTTTTGCCGACTATCATATGGACCTCAAAGGCAACAATGACCTGCTCAATCTCACTCAACCACAGATTATCGAAGCCATTCACAAGGAATACCTGGAAGCAGGCGCCGATATTATCGAAACCAATACCTTCAGCAGTACGTCTATTGCCATGGCCGATTATGATATGCAGGCCCTGGCTTACGAGCTGAATGTGGCAGCGGCCCAACTGGCGAAAAGGGCAGCTGCGGAATACACCGCTAAAAACCCGGACAAGCCCCGTTTTGTGGCAGGAGCCATCGGTCCGCTGAACAAGACCCTTTCGCTCTCTCCCGATGTGAACAACCCCGGTTACCGCTCCGTTTCTTTTGATGAAGTGGCGGAAGCCTATGAAGAGCAGATAAAAGGCCTTTCAGACGGCGGCGTGGACATCCTGCTGATTGAAACGATTTTTGATACGCTTAATTGTAAAGCGGCCATATACGCCATCAAAAAGTATTTCCGGGAATCCGGCAAACCAGAGCTGCCGGTAATGATTTCCGGTACCATTACGGATGCATCCGGACGTACCCTGAGCGGCCAGACGCTGGAAGCGTTCTATATCTCGGTGATGCACGCCAATCCTTTCTCCGTAGGCCTTAACTGCGCCCTTGGCGGCCAGCAGATGCGCCCTTACGTGGAAGAACTGTCCAACATCGCCAGCTGCTACGTCAGCTGCTATCCCAACGCCGGCCTTCCCAACGCATTCGGGGAGTACGACGAAGAACCGGAAGATACCGCCTGTATCATTGAAGATTTTGCCAGTTCAGGCTTTGTGAACATTGTGGGAGGCTGCTGCGGCACCACGCCGGACCATATCCGCCATATTGCACAGCATGTAAAAAACATCGCACCACGCCGGAAACCCGAGCTGGTGGACACCCTGGCATAA
- the recR gene encoding recombination mediator RecR, whose product MVFSSALIENAVNEFAKLPGIGKKTALRLVLHLLKQETAQVQQFGEVIARMRQQIRFCKVCHNVSDEEICAICSNHSRHRQVVCLVESIRDVMAIENTQQFNGLYHVLGGIISPIDGIGPEQLNIQSLVERVKDQGVEEVIMALSPTIEGDTTIYFLSKKLKDYPVKITTIARGIAFGGELEYADEMTLARSISNRLPLDSYVKP is encoded by the coding sequence ATGGTATTCTCGTCCGCTCTGATAGAAAACGCTGTCAATGAATTTGCCAAGCTGCCGGGCATCGGAAAAAAAACAGCCCTGCGGCTGGTGCTGCACCTGTTGAAACAGGAAACGGCACAGGTACAGCAGTTTGGTGAAGTGATAGCCCGTATGCGGCAGCAGATCCGCTTCTGCAAAGTATGTCACAATGTTTCCGATGAGGAAATATGTGCCATCTGTAGTAATCATTCCCGTCACCGGCAGGTTGTATGTCTGGTGGAAAGTATCCGCGATGTGATGGCCATTGAAAACACACAGCAGTTCAACGGCCTGTATCATGTGCTGGGCGGCATTATCTCTCCTATTGATGGTATTGGTCCTGAACAACTGAATATCCAGTCGCTTGTAGAGCGGGTGAAAGACCAGGGCGTAGAAGAGGTGATCATGGCGTTAAGTCCTACCATTGAAGGAGATACCACCATTTATTTCCTGTCGAAGAAACTGAAAGATTATCCTGTGAAAATCACCACCATTGCGCGGGGTATTGCTTTCGGCGGGGAACTAGAATATGCGGATGAGATGACGCTGGCCCGGTCTATTTCCAACAGGCTGCCGCTGGACAGCTACGTCAAACCCTGA
- a CDS encoding Ig-like domain-containing domain — protein sequence MYQYIRSWAFWLISFMIAVSMTRCANIVPPGGGPRDSLPPTLAAVNPPDSSLHFKNKKVYFVFDEFVELDNVNDKLIVSPTLKRTPIVTAKLRTVTMELKDTLQENTTYTFNFADAIRDINERNAIPDFQYVVSTGNYLDSLQMKGHLIDAENGVPDSNVAVMLYRNLEDSIVSKEKPVYYAKTRPDGSFRFKNMAPGTYKLFALKEEDRDLQYNQPSEMIAFVEKPIVIKEKNIEGVNLLLFMERDSTIKEPLTPKDSLDLALDQEEKDREKEKEKEKKKKTPKLQITPTLDGGMQELPAPLQLTFNLPLRTLDSARVILAEDSTFTPVTFHTQMDSTHTKLSVLYSWKEGTPYRMIFPADAATDTTGQQLPKADTISFKSKKSSDYAIFGVTLKISDSTRQAINSDTMHYVIQLVQDKTIKYSGTAVNGTWLQKFITPGEYEVRVLLDANGNGKWDRGQYYKEPKRQPERVILVPGKQNLKAYWTVRPTIEI from the coding sequence ATGTATCAATATATCAGGAGCTGGGCATTCTGGCTGATATCCTTTATGATTGCTGTTTCGATGACCCGTTGTGCCAACATAGTGCCACCTGGCGGAGGACCGCGTGACAGTCTCCCTCCCACCCTGGCGGCCGTGAACCCGCCGGATTCCTCCCTGCATTTCAAAAACAAGAAGGTATATTTTGTGTTTGACGAGTTTGTGGAGCTGGACAACGTGAATGACAAGCTCATTGTGTCTCCGACGCTTAAACGCACGCCTATCGTTACTGCCAAACTGCGGACGGTGACCATGGAACTGAAAGACACCCTTCAGGAGAACACCACTTACACCTTCAACTTTGCAGATGCCATCCGGGACATCAATGAGCGTAATGCTATTCCCGACTTTCAGTATGTAGTGTCTACCGGCAATTACCTGGACAGCCTCCAGATGAAGGGCCATCTCATAGATGCCGAAAACGGTGTACCTGACAGTAATGTGGCCGTGATGCTGTACCGTAACCTGGAAGACTCCATTGTATCCAAGGAGAAACCTGTTTATTATGCCAAAACCCGCCCTGACGGCTCTTTCCGGTTTAAAAACATGGCTCCCGGCACCTATAAGCTGTTTGCGCTGAAGGAAGAGGACCGTGACCTGCAATACAACCAGCCATCCGAAATGATCGCTTTCGTCGAAAAGCCGATCGTTATAAAGGAAAAGAATATTGAAGGGGTGAACCTGTTACTTTTTATGGAACGTGACAGCACCATTAAAGAGCCGCTGACGCCAAAGGACTCCCTGGACCTCGCCCTGGACCAGGAAGAGAAGGACAGGGAAAAAGAAAAGGAGAAAGAGAAAAAGAAAAAAACGCCCAAGCTGCAAATCACGCCCACACTAGACGGTGGCATGCAGGAGCTGCCTGCGCCCTTACAGCTGACCTTTAACCTTCCTTTGAGAACGCTGGACAGTGCCCGGGTAATTTTAGCGGAAGACAGCACTTTTACCCCTGTCACTTTCCATACACAGATGGACAGCACACATACCAAGCTGTCTGTGCTTTACTCCTGGAAAGAAGGCACGCCGTACCGGATGATTTTTCCGGCAGATGCCGCCACGGATACCACCGGGCAACAATTGCCCAAGGCTGATACCATCAGCTTTAAGTCCAAGAAATCAAGCGATTACGCCATTTTTGGGGTAACGCTGAAGATCAGTGACAGCACACGGCAGGCCATCAACAGTGACACCATGCATTATGTGATACAGCTGGTGCAGGACAAAACCATCAAATATTCCGGCACTGCTGTCAACGGCACCTGGCTGCAGAAATTCATCACTCCCGGCGAATATGAAGTCCGGGTACTACTGGATGCCAACGGCAACGGCAAATGGGACCGCGGACAGTATTACAAAGAGCCCAAACGGCAGCCTGAACGGGTAATCCTCGTGCCAGGCAAACAGAACCTGAAAGCTTACTGGACCGTCCGGCCAACGATAGAAATATAA
- a CDS encoding SRPBCC family protein — MLQTYENGGKLHFSFDHLQGWASMAYLYPMASIFLLQRTQFIPAPLPQVWDFFSNPNGLARITPSNLRFRITSPPDERKVYPGQVITYTVSPLAGIPLEWMTEITHVREGEYFVDEQRVGPYKLWHHQHHFREVPGGVEMTDTVHYRLPLGWLGRLAHTLFVRRQLEHIFAYRHRVVQELFG; from the coding sequence ATGTTGCAAACTTACGAAAACGGCGGAAAGCTTCACTTTTCTTTTGATCACCTACAGGGATGGGCGTCAATGGCGTACCTTTATCCCATGGCCAGTATCTTTTTGCTGCAACGCACCCAGTTTATACCAGCCCCGCTGCCACAGGTGTGGGACTTTTTCTCCAATCCCAATGGTCTCGCGCGGATCACGCCGTCTAATTTACGTTTCCGTATTACCTCGCCGCCGGATGAAAGGAAAGTATATCCGGGCCAGGTCATCACTTATACTGTTTCCCCGCTGGCGGGCATCCCGCTGGAATGGATGACGGAAATCACGCACGTACGGGAAGGGGAATATTTTGTGGATGAACAACGGGTAGGCCCCTACAAGCTATGGCACCACCAGCACCACTTCAGGGAAGTGCCGGGAGGGGTGGAGATGACAGACACGGTGCACTACCGCTTGCCACTGGGATGGCTGGGCCGCCTGGCGCACACCCTGTTTGTGCGGCGTCAGCTGGAGCATATTTTTGCTTACCGGCACCGTGTAGTGCAGGAGCTTTTCGGATAA